In Haloarcula rubripromontorii, one DNA window encodes the following:
- the eif1A gene encoding translation initiation factor eIF-1A, translating to MSDNDSRKNLRMPEEDEVFAVVMDMLGANRVKVRCMDGVERTARIPGKMQKRIWIREDDVVLVEPWDWQDEKADITWRYEKQDADQLREEGHIQE from the coding sequence ATGAGCGACAACGACAGCAGAAAGAACCTGCGGATGCCGGAAGAAGACGAGGTGTTCGCCGTCGTCATGGACATGCTTGGCGCGAACCGCGTCAAGGTACGCTGTATGGACGGCGTCGAGCGCACAGCCCGGATTCCGGGCAAGATGCAAAAGCGCATCTGGATACGCGAGGACGACGTGGTCCTCGTCGAACCATGGGACTGGCAAGACGAGAAAGCCGATATCACGTGGCGCTACGAGAAACAGGACGCAGACCAACTACGCGAGGAGGGACACATCCAGGAGTAG
- a CDS encoding DNA primase family protein: protein MTDTNPTDVTSSAQSVSAVEVAQAIEAEPDEWIRENNQVIATNPVGDATAEEIRRAFENDNFPDGTPLSNATGLVSNQTVKDAFSDYLANPNDWQVRDRQNIDPWATIYGAYADPDRSAKTARQKAVDQLKDDLHIESLERAGEMVRYNDETGIYEDDAERIVRERLEAKLREHNTPSEAKHILHKLDSQPSIKEDEFSPEGKVCVRNGVLDVSDPSNPELDPHSPEYRFRERLSVEYDPEAGCPRFRRFISNRVAESDVDKLQEFVGYTVFHPWEMPYHKALMVVGPTATGKSTFLNVLTALLGQENVSHLSIQQLTNDEYALAQAHGTFANISNDLDASVVENVGQFKHIAAGEPVEANQKYKEYRTVRMTQKQIYATNRVPEVKHEDDAFYRRWLHVQFPETIPRDEREEGIEDELKTELPGILNWALEGFARLMENGGFTDELALDEKRNLWKEYGNSIDRFVDDRAELVPDTELPKDKIYSAYTAFCAKTGRQAKPKNSFSDYLTREYNVETARPTLGGERVHCFRGLNLSDADEDEIPQQDSADWPDELTTSE, encoded by the coding sequence ATGACTGATACGAACCCGACCGACGTAACGTCTTCGGCGCAGAGTGTCTCTGCCGTTGAAGTAGCGCAGGCTATTGAAGCAGAACCCGACGAGTGGATTCGAGAGAACAACCAAGTGATTGCTACCAACCCGGTAGGGGACGCGACCGCAGAGGAAATTCGCCGGGCTTTCGAGAACGACAATTTCCCTGACGGTACGCCGCTTTCTAACGCTACAGGGCTGGTCAGCAACCAGACCGTGAAAGACGCGTTCAGTGACTACCTCGCAAATCCGAACGATTGGCAGGTACGCGACAGACAGAACATTGACCCTTGGGCCACCATCTATGGCGCTTATGCGGACCCCGATAGAAGCGCGAAAACGGCTCGACAGAAGGCCGTAGACCAACTCAAAGACGACCTTCACATCGAATCGCTCGAACGTGCTGGCGAGATGGTCCGCTACAACGACGAGACGGGAATCTACGAGGACGACGCCGAACGAATCGTGAGGGAACGATTGGAAGCGAAGTTACGTGAACACAACACACCGAGCGAGGCCAAGCACATCCTGCACAAACTCGACAGTCAGCCCTCGATAAAAGAAGACGAGTTCAGCCCTGAAGGCAAGGTCTGCGTAAGGAACGGCGTGTTGGACGTTTCCGACCCATCCAATCCCGAATTGGACCCCCATAGCCCCGAATACCGATTCCGTGAACGCCTCTCCGTCGAATATGACCCCGAGGCTGGCTGTCCACGATTCAGGCGGTTCATCTCTAACCGAGTGGCCGAGAGCGACGTGGACAAACTTCAGGAATTTGTCGGTTACACGGTGTTTCATCCGTGGGAAATGCCCTATCACAAGGCGCTGATGGTCGTCGGGCCGACCGCGACCGGGAAGAGTACCTTCCTCAATGTACTGACCGCGCTTCTCGGGCAAGAGAACGTGTCTCACCTCTCGATTCAGCAGTTAACGAACGACGAGTACGCCCTCGCTCAAGCACACGGAACCTTCGCTAACATCAGCAACGACTTGGACGCGAGCGTAGTCGAAAACGTTGGGCAGTTCAAGCATATCGCCGCTGGCGAACCGGTCGAAGCGAATCAGAAGTACAAGGAGTACCGTACCGTCCGAATGACGCAGAAACAGATTTACGCAACCAACCGAGTTCCCGAAGTTAAGCACGAAGACGACGCCTTCTATCGGCGGTGGCTTCACGTTCAATTCCCCGAGACGATTCCGCGTGACGAGCGAGAGGAAGGAATCGAGGACGAACTCAAAACCGAGTTGCCGGGAATCCTGAATTGGGCGCTCGAAGGTTTCGCTCGCCTCATGGAAAACGGGGGTTTCACTGACGAACTCGCGCTTGACGAAAAGCGGAACCTGTGGAAAGAGTACGGCAACTCAATCGACCGCTTCGTGGACGACCGCGCTGAATTGGTCCCGGACACTGAACTGCCGAAGGACAAAATCTACTCTGCCTACACGGCCTTCTGTGCCAAAACAGGACGACAAGCGAAGCCGAAAAATTCGTTCAGTGACTACCTGACGCGGGAATACAACGTAGAAACGGCCCGTCCGACGTTGGGTGGTGAGCGAGTACATTGCTTCCGGGGTCTAAACCTATCGGACGCCGACGAGGACGAAATTCCACAGCAGGACTCGGCGGACTGGCCTGACGAACTCACCACGTCTGAATAG
- a CDS encoding proline dehydrogenase family protein produces MIPPIANNFVAGETAPGALDHVASLNDDDVKGILNLLGEHYDERQPADEDADQYIELVKEIDRSGLDCCISVKPSQIGLDVGDEVFVENLERIVAAGDDRGVFVWVDMEDYTTTDVTLDAYERLVTEHEGGVGVCTQANLKRTPEDLERLAPLPGKVRLVKGAYSEPKTVSYKKKERVNEAYRDCLELMFEEFEGGIGVGSHDPAMIDYAKDLHDEYGTDYEVQMLMGVRDDAQRDLAAEGVPMWQYIPYGDKWFSYFYRRVRERKENALFAVRAVLS; encoded by the coding sequence ATGATTCCGCCGATAGCGAACAACTTCGTCGCCGGGGAGACAGCGCCGGGGGCGCTCGACCACGTCGCTTCGCTCAACGACGACGACGTCAAGGGCATCCTGAATCTGTTAGGCGAACACTACGACGAGCGCCAGCCGGCCGACGAGGACGCAGACCAGTACATCGAGTTGGTCAAGGAAATCGACAGGAGCGGCCTCGACTGCTGTATCTCAGTCAAGCCCTCACAGATCGGCCTCGACGTTGGCGACGAGGTGTTCGTCGAAAACCTCGAACGCATCGTCGCGGCCGGCGATGACCGCGGCGTCTTTGTCTGGGTCGATATGGAGGACTACACCACGACAGATGTGACCCTCGACGCGTACGAGCGACTCGTCACGGAACACGAGGGCGGCGTTGGCGTCTGCACACAGGCCAACCTCAAGCGAACGCCCGAGGACCTCGAACGGCTCGCGCCCCTTCCCGGGAAAGTCCGGCTTGTCAAGGGGGCCTACTCCGAGCCGAAAACGGTCTCCTACAAAAAGAAAGAGCGTGTCAACGAAGCCTATCGGGACTGTCTCGAACTGATGTTCGAGGAATTCGAGGGCGGCATCGGCGTCGGCAGCCACGATCCGGCGATGATAGACTACGCGAAGGACCTCCACGACGAGTACGGCACTGACTACGAAGTCCAGATGCTGATGGGCGTCCGCGATGACGCCCAGCGCGACCTCGCCGCCGAGGGCGTCCCGATGTGGCAGTACATCCCCTACGGCGACAAGTGGTTCTCCTACTTCTACCGGCGCGTCCGCGAGCGCAAGGAGAACGCGCTGTTTGCTGTCCGGGCCGTTCTGAGCTAG
- a CDS encoding helix-turn-helix domain-containing protein, with the protein MSEAQAEHGGLQLTLSIWHPDCWTLEVTDKTAAGLLAHGVYNTQNGSVKGLFTAYADSISEVEDLIDATRDSSLTDSVLELRERHGATGTGSSPGNTTRELFVEYNPDNTISDSLLSRGFIHNDPVRVRHGREHWPVFFPDSRDEAESLLDEIREEQSADIEVTRITSAGGGNPQQLRRMDRLSDSQREAFELARQEDYYAWPRGISTRELASKLGVSKTTLLEHLRKAEAKLLDPDT; encoded by the coding sequence ATGAGTGAAGCACAAGCAGAACACGGGGGACTCCAGCTTACCCTGAGCATCTGGCATCCTGACTGCTGGACGCTCGAAGTGACCGACAAGACGGCGGCTGGCTTGCTGGCTCACGGCGTGTACAACACACAGAACGGTAGCGTAAAGGGCCTGTTCACGGCGTACGCTGACAGTATTAGTGAGGTCGAGGACCTCATCGACGCGACTCGTGACTCGTCGCTGACCGACTCTGTGCTGGAGCTGCGCGAGCGCCACGGGGCGACTGGCACCGGCTCGTCGCCGGGAAACACGACCAGAGAGCTGTTCGTCGAGTACAATCCGGACAACACCATCAGCGACAGCCTGCTCTCGCGCGGGTTCATTCACAACGACCCGGTCCGGGTCCGGCACGGTCGCGAACATTGGCCGGTGTTTTTCCCGGATTCACGCGACGAAGCTGAGTCACTCCTCGACGAGATCCGCGAGGAGCAGTCGGCCGATATCGAAGTCACGCGAATCACGTCCGCCGGCGGCGGCAATCCGCAGCAACTCCGGCGGATGGACCGCCTCTCAGACAGCCAGCGCGAGGCGTTCGAACTCGCTCGACAGGAGGATTACTACGCGTGGCCGCGGGGTATCTCGACGCGCGAACTCGCCTCGAAGCTCGGCGTCTCGAAGACGACGCTGTTAGAACACCTTCGGAAGGCAGAAGCGAAACTGCTCGACCCGGACACCTAG
- a CDS encoding aldehyde dehydrogenase family protein, whose product MSTDDSRRHYIDGEWTTGTGDETFSSVNPANGEELASFHRGTEADVDRALAAAEDAYDEWRSLSHIDRAEYLWDIYHELRDRHEELGEIVTMECGKEISEGLADVTESWHMVEWAAGNARHPHGDVVPSEIASKDAYMRRKPKGVVGCITPWNFPVAIPFWHLAVTLVEGNTVVWKPAEQTPWCAHIIAEMFEDSGIPDGVFNLVQGYGDAGNAIVEDDRVETVLFTGSAEVGHKIASKVGGEPGKIAACEMGGKNAVVITEEADLDIAVHSAVMSSFKTTGQRCVSSERLIVHEDLYDEFKERFVDIASDIAVGDPLEEDTFMGPLIEADQVEKFKKYNDLAREEGANVLVDRADLGSEEIPDGHEDGHWVGPFVYEIDYDEDLRCINEEVFGPHVALLEYSGDFDEALEMHNSVDYGLAGAIISEDYRQINQFRDEAEIGLAYGNLPCIGAEVHLPFGGVKKSGNGLPSGREVIEAVTERTAWTLNNSKDIEMAQGLSADIITDE is encoded by the coding sequence ATGAGTACAGACGACTCACGACGACACTACATCGACGGTGAATGGACGACAGGCACCGGCGACGAAACGTTCTCCAGCGTAAACCCCGCGAACGGGGAGGAACTCGCGTCGTTCCACCGTGGGACCGAGGCCGACGTCGACCGCGCACTCGCGGCGGCCGAGGACGCCTACGACGAGTGGCGCTCGCTCTCGCACATCGACCGCGCGGAATACCTCTGGGATATCTACCACGAGCTGCGTGACCGCCACGAGGAACTCGGCGAAATCGTCACCATGGAGTGTGGCAAGGAGATCAGCGAAGGGCTGGCCGATGTCACCGAGTCCTGGCACATGGTCGAGTGGGCCGCCGGTAACGCCCGCCATCCCCACGGCGACGTGGTCCCCTCCGAAATCGCCAGCAAGGACGCCTACATGCGCCGCAAACCGAAGGGCGTCGTCGGCTGTATCACCCCGTGGAACTTCCCGGTCGCCATCCCGTTCTGGCACCTCGCCGTCACGCTGGTCGAGGGCAACACCGTCGTCTGGAAGCCCGCCGAGCAGACGCCGTGGTGTGCCCACATCATCGCCGAAATGTTCGAGGACTCGGGTATCCCGGACGGCGTGTTCAACCTCGTACAGGGCTACGGCGACGCCGGCAACGCAATCGTCGAGGACGACCGCGTCGAGACCGTCCTGTTTACCGGCAGCGCCGAGGTCGGCCACAAGATAGCCTCGAAGGTCGGCGGCGAGCCCGGCAAGATCGCAGCCTGCGAGATGGGCGGGAAGAACGCCGTCGTCATCACAGAGGAAGCGGACCTCGACATCGCCGTTCACTCGGCCGTGATGTCAAGCTTCAAGACGACCGGTCAGCGCTGTGTCTCCTCGGAGCGTCTCATTGTCCACGAGGATCTCTACGACGAGTTCAAGGAGCGGTTCGTCGACATCGCATCGGACATCGCCGTCGGCGACCCGCTGGAGGAAGACACCTTCATGGGGCCGCTCATCGAGGCGGACCAGGTCGAGAAGTTCAAGAAGTACAACGACCTCGCCCGCGAGGAGGGCGCGAACGTACTCGTCGACCGCGCTGACCTCGGTTCCGAGGAGATCCCCGACGGCCACGAGGACGGCCACTGGGTTGGCCCGTTCGTCTACGAGATTGACTACGACGAGGACCTACGCTGTATCAACGAGGAAGTGTTCGGCCCCCACGTCGCGCTGCTCGAGTACTCGGGCGACTTCGATGAGGCGCTGGAGATGCACAACAGCGTCGACTACGGTCTCGCCGGCGCAATCATTTCCGAGGACTACCGCCAGATCAACCAGTTCCGCGACGAGGCAGAAATCGGCCTCGCCTACGGCAACCTCCCGTGTATCGGTGCGGAGGTCCACCTGCCCTTCGGCGGCGTCAAGAAGTCCGGCAACGGTCTCCCGAGTGGCCGCGAGGTCATCGAGGCTGTCACCGAACGCACCGCCTGGACACTGAACAACTCCAAGGATATCGAGATGGCTCAGGGCCTGTCAGCCGATATCATCACCGATGAGTAA
- a CDS encoding DUF7837 family putative zinc-binding protein, producing the protein MNTDESSLGRCPDCGEPIPSAWLLVEYERADGTEGEWAECPACEDVVAPE; encoded by the coding sequence ATGAACACTGACGAATCGTCTCTCGGTCGCTGTCCGGACTGCGGCGAGCCTATTCCCTCTGCGTGGCTCCTTGTCGAGTACGAACGGGCCGATGGCACCGAGGGCGAGTGGGCCGAATGTCCGGCGTGTGAGGACGTTGTAGCGCCGGAGTGA
- a CDS encoding restriction endonuclease yields MQAAAMQDHLRDRLYEVSPEQFEILCKMVLSRRLETESVQVTAFRQDDGIDVEGVIEEDVVRVLFGAQVKRYHEGNTVSSGHVQRFSGALTQGNYQTGTFLTSSSFTGPARRAAENLQIHLVDGEQLAATMVSNSIGVAERVSGYELQPEFWDALTEPERTDTIPSKEVPLANSFESLREFLAAIDETDGTRAEINNAVSEFDSRHADLYGTAGWLLGFVHEDTPTEVDGREVRRWGLTKNGLEYRRLHESGDTEAARKRLIAGLRQVEVVDRLATVIAERGSLSYDELKAVLAAETDLSESSVARRASTLGQWLTVLPEIAERPEGRSKKFVSV; encoded by the coding sequence ATGCAAGCCGCGGCTATGCAAGACCATCTCCGAGACAGGCTGTACGAGGTGTCGCCGGAGCAGTTCGAGATCCTGTGCAAGATGGTCCTCAGCCGCCGCCTCGAGACGGAGTCGGTGCAGGTGACGGCGTTCCGGCAGGACGACGGCATCGACGTCGAGGGCGTCATCGAGGAGGATGTCGTCCGGGTGTTGTTCGGTGCGCAGGTCAAGCGATACCACGAGGGCAACACGGTTAGCAGCGGGCACGTACAACGCTTCAGCGGGGCACTGACTCAAGGGAACTACCAGACGGGAACCTTTCTCACCTCCAGTTCGTTCACGGGGCCGGCGAGACGAGCGGCCGAGAACCTTCAGATACACCTCGTCGACGGGGAGCAACTTGCGGCAACGATGGTCAGCAACAGCATCGGTGTTGCCGAGAGGGTCAGTGGCTACGAGCTACAGCCGGAGTTTTGGGACGCACTGACCGAACCGGAGCGGACCGATACGATTCCCTCTAAGGAGGTCCCGCTTGCCAACAGTTTCGAGTCGCTTCGAGAGTTCTTGGCGGCCATCGACGAGACGGACGGCACTAGAGCGGAAATCAACAACGCGGTCTCGGAGTTTGACTCGCGGCACGCTGACCTCTACGGCACTGCTGGCTGGCTGTTGGGCTTCGTACACGAGGACACGCCGACAGAGGTCGACGGTCGCGAGGTCCGTCGCTGGGGGTTGACCAAGAACGGCCTCGAGTACCGCCGCCTGCACGAGTCTGGCGACACTGAAGCGGCCCGTAAGCGCCTCATTGCTGGCCTTCGACAGGTCGAGGTTGTCGACCGCCTTGCGACAGTGATAGCGGAGCGCGGGTCCCTCTCGTACGATGAGCTGAAGGCGGTGCTGGCTGCCGAGACGGACCTGTCCGAGTCGAGCGTGGCTCGCCGAGCGAGTACGCTCGGTCAGTGGCTCACCGTACTCCCGGAGATAGCCGAGCGACCCGAAGGCCGTAGCAAGAAGTTCGTCAGCGTCTAA
- a CDS encoding acyl-CoA thioesterase produces MPTIAETHIVNRERVQPTHANNYQSAHGGIVMKWMDEIGAMSAMRAARETCVTAQMSRVDFERPIPIGDTALVDSYAYATGRTSVRVRIEVAREEPHTGETEETTSAYATFVAVDDGTPTPVPELTAESEECRELRDRALAEEPERD; encoded by the coding sequence ATGCCGACCATCGCCGAGACGCACATCGTCAACCGCGAGCGCGTCCAGCCGACTCACGCGAACAACTACCAGAGCGCCCACGGCGGCATCGTCATGAAGTGGATGGACGAAATCGGCGCGATGTCTGCCATGCGGGCCGCCAGGGAGACCTGCGTGACCGCACAGATGTCTCGTGTCGACTTCGAACGACCGATTCCCATCGGCGACACCGCACTCGTTGACTCCTACGCCTACGCTACCGGCCGAACTAGCGTCCGGGTCCGCATCGAGGTCGCCCGCGAGGAGCCACACACGGGCGAAACGGAAGAGACGACCAGCGCGTACGCCACTTTCGTCGCCGTCGACGACGGGACACCGACGCCGGTCCCCGAACTGACCGCCGAAAGCGAGGAGTGCCGTGAACTGCGGGACAGAGCGCTGGCTGAGGAACCCGAGCGAGACTGA
- the rio1 gene encoding serine/threonine-protein kinase Rio1, whose product MTEGQFGLLDTDDVDSPGDEWEEVDVSDTEADRIARKRDREFSEFRKRIKDADQFKVEASVFDDATYGALYKLVQDGHIDAFGGPISTGKEANVYTALSGDTEVAVKVYRINASDFKDMRSYLDGDPRFEGIGSDKKKVVTAWVRKESSNLKRARRAGVRTPEPIAVERNVLVMEYLGTEEGRSKRLSEVHIENPETAYEVVKEYTRRLYDAGLVHGDLSEYNIVFHEGQLYIIDLGQAVTIHHPNADDFLERDCRNVANFFARQGVDATPEELLAYVREYATPKDKDDTAPGSDDDAVPQGTPAERRDEE is encoded by the coding sequence GTGACCGAGGGGCAGTTCGGCCTGCTCGATACGGACGATGTCGACTCACCGGGTGATGAGTGGGAAGAGGTCGACGTCTCCGACACGGAAGCCGACCGTATCGCCCGCAAGCGGGACCGCGAGTTTAGCGAGTTTCGAAAGCGAATCAAGGACGCCGACCAGTTCAAAGTCGAGGCCAGCGTCTTCGACGACGCGACCTACGGGGCACTGTACAAGCTCGTCCAGGACGGCCATATCGACGCCTTCGGCGGGCCGATCTCGACTGGGAAAGAAGCCAACGTCTACACCGCCCTGTCGGGCGACACGGAGGTCGCCGTCAAGGTGTACCGCATCAACGCCTCCGATTTCAAGGATATGCGGAGCTATCTCGACGGCGACCCCCGCTTCGAGGGTATCGGTTCGGACAAAAAGAAGGTCGTCACCGCGTGGGTTCGCAAGGAATCGTCGAACCTCAAACGCGCCCGGCGGGCCGGGGTCCGGACGCCGGAACCCATCGCCGTCGAGCGGAACGTCCTCGTCATGGAGTATCTCGGGACCGAAGAGGGCCGCAGCAAGCGCCTCAGCGAGGTCCACATCGAGAATCCCGAAACCGCCTACGAAGTCGTCAAGGAGTACACCCGCCGGCTGTACGACGCCGGCCTCGTCCACGGGGACCTTTCGGAGTACAACATCGTCTTTCACGAGGGCCAGCTGTACATCATCGACCTCGGGCAGGCGGTGACGATCCACCACCCCAACGCCGACGACTTTCTGGAACGGGACTGCCGTAACGTCGCGAACTTCTTCGCCAGACAGGGCGTCGACGCCACGCCCGAGGAGCTGCTCGCGTACGTCCGAGAGTACGCGACCCCGAAGGACAAGGACGACACCGCGCCGGGCAGCGACGACGACGCTGTCCCACAGGGAACACCGGCAGAGCGACGCGACGAGGAGTAG
- a CDS encoding type I restriction-modification system subunit M — MTLSLEELDSHLFKCADIIRDAVDPTDYKEYILPLVYYKSISDEFEKQYQQNLEEYGEDFARRENLYDIPVVPEGYLWDDLRSVSDNVDKELNEAFDALTDENPELQGLFRADYIDADALDDDRLGKLVEHLSKHDLDRDSIPPDMLGEAYMDLVRHFAEEEGKSGGQFFTPPHIVNLCVRLVDEFEDGHTFHDPTVGSGGMLIEAARYYREEQGGDPSKMTFTGQEINPDIAAIAKMNLSIHGLNGTIEREDSLSSPAFTNEDDNELKRFDRVLANFPFSVDWDKDGLQDDPYGRFHWAEKLPRADRGDYSFIMHMAEQLKDPDRGDDSGGKAAIVIPHGVLFRKHESKYREPMLEDDLVEAIVGLPENLFQNNSIPSAILVLNTDKADERAHEVQFIHAADEAFYRELSNQNELTDEGLDHIVENFRNWTTEERVSRTVSMDEIRENDHNLNIALYVDTTEPEEDIDVQEELGKLRELFVFS, encoded by the coding sequence ATGACCCTCTCGTTGGAAGAACTGGACTCACATCTTTTCAAATGCGCCGACATTATTCGTGACGCCGTAGACCCGACCGACTACAAGGAGTACATCCTGCCGCTCGTCTACTACAAGTCGATTTCCGACGAGTTCGAGAAACAGTATCAGCAGAACCTCGAAGAGTACGGCGAGGACTTCGCCCGCCGGGAGAACCTATACGACATTCCGGTCGTTCCCGAGGGCTACCTGTGGGACGACCTTCGTTCCGTCTCGGACAACGTGGACAAGGAACTGAACGAGGCCTTCGACGCGCTCACCGACGAGAACCCCGAACTTCAGGGCCTCTTCCGGGCTGATTACATCGACGCCGACGCGTTGGACGACGACCGGCTCGGAAAACTCGTTGAACACCTCTCGAAGCACGACCTTGACCGTGACAGTATCCCGCCGGACATGCTCGGAGAGGCGTACATGGACCTTGTACGCCACTTCGCAGAAGAAGAGGGGAAGTCGGGCGGGCAGTTTTTTACACCTCCTCATATCGTGAATCTCTGCGTTCGCCTCGTGGACGAGTTCGAGGACGGCCACACCTTCCACGACCCAACGGTCGGCTCGGGCGGTATGCTCATTGAGGCCGCCCGGTACTACCGCGAGGAACAGGGTGGCGACCCCTCGAAGATGACCTTCACCGGGCAGGAAATCAATCCCGACATAGCGGCGATTGCGAAGATGAACCTCTCGATTCACGGCCTCAATGGCACCATCGAGCGCGAAGACTCGTTGTCGAGTCCGGCGTTCACCAACGAGGACGACAACGAACTCAAGCGCTTCGACCGAGTGCTGGCTAACTTCCCGTTCTCCGTTGATTGGGACAAGGACGGGCTTCAGGACGACCCGTATGGTCGCTTCCATTGGGCCGAGAAACTCCCCCGCGCCGACCGGGGCGACTACAGTTTCATCATGCACATGGCCGAGCAACTGAAGGACCCCGACCGGGGAGACGACTCGGGCGGGAAGGCGGCTATCGTCATTCCTCACGGCGTGCTGTTCCGCAAGCACGAGAGCAAATACCGTGAGCCAATGCTCGAAGACGACCTTGTAGAAGCAATCGTCGGGCTTCCCGAGAACCTCTTTCAGAACAACTCGATTCCGAGCGCGATTCTCGTCCTGAACACCGACAAGGCAGACGAACGGGCGCACGAGGTACAATTCATCCACGCCGCCGACGAAGCCTTCTACCGCGAACTCTCGAACCAGAACGAACTGACTGACGAGGGCCTCGACCACATCGTCGAGAATTTCCGCAACTGGACGACCGAGGAACGGGTCAGCCGAACGGTGTCAATGGACGAAATTCGAGAGAACGACCACAACCTGAACATCGCTCTGTACGTCGATACCACCGAGCCGGAAGAGGACATTGATGTTCAGGAAGAACTCGGCAAACTACGCGAGTTATTCGTCTTTAGCTAA
- a CDS encoding type II toxin-antitoxin system RelE family toxin: protein MSDEEWTWELSSTAENDLDGLSPADQDRILDKLDEIVSSPWRDPPDYGEPLQNSPYKKIRVGEFRLSVSFRRNNERLVVARIKRRGGAYTADDD, encoded by the coding sequence ATGAGTGATGAGGAGTGGACGTGGGAACTCTCCTCGACCGCCGAGAATGACCTCGATGGACTCTCCCCCGCCGACCAAGACAGGATACTCGACAAACTCGATGAGATAGTCTCCTCGCCGTGGCGCGACCCGCCGGACTACGGGGAACCGCTCCAGAACAGCCCGTACAAGAAGATACGCGTCGGGGAGTTTCGGCTCTCCGTGAGCTTTCGTCGGAACAATGAGCGTCTGGTCGTCGCGCGTATCAAGCGTCGGGGTGGTGCATACACCGCTGACGACGACTAA
- a CDS encoding KH domain-containing protein — MQHVKIPQDRIGVLIGEGGETMREIEERAEVRLDIDSEDGTVKVESVGDPVTALKGPDIVKAIGRGFAPDDALALLDDDMMMFELIDIEAASRNKNDFRRQKGRLIGEGGRTRELMQELSGAAVVIYGSTLGIIGGPEQVDAVREAAEMILDGAPHGSVYAFLERKHNEMKHKGLEYHQFTG; from the coding sequence ATGCAACACGTGAAGATTCCGCAGGACCGTATCGGTGTGTTGATCGGCGAGGGCGGTGAGACTATGCGCGAGATAGAGGAGCGCGCAGAGGTCCGACTGGATATCGATTCCGAGGACGGCACGGTGAAAGTCGAGTCCGTCGGTGACCCCGTGACGGCGCTGAAAGGCCCCGACATCGTGAAGGCCATCGGCCGCGGGTTCGCACCCGACGACGCGCTGGCGCTGCTCGACGACGACATGATGATGTTCGAACTCATCGACATCGAGGCTGCCTCCCGCAACAAGAACGACTTCCGCCGCCAGAAAGGTCGTCTCATCGGCGAGGGCGGCCGGACGCGGGAACTCATGCAAGAACTCTCCGGCGCGGCTGTGGTCATCTACGGCTCGACGCTGGGCATCATCGGCGGCCCCGAACAGGTCGACGCCGTGCGAGAAGCCGCCGAGATGATTCTCGACGGCGCGCCCCACGGCTCCGTCTACGCGTTCCTCGAACGCAAACACAACGAGATGAAGCACAAGGGCCTCGAATACCACCAGTTCACCGGGTAA
- a CDS encoding ribbon-helix-helix domain-containing protein, with protein MSEAATNDDGGDDIATVNFKLTESFLEQIDDTWQGRGFNSRSEFIRYTLRDAVEFPTFDRDELVALLEAEEDIREGRTTSAEEARERFGTDE; from the coding sequence ATGTCTGAAGCGGCCACAAACGACGACGGAGGGGACGACATCGCCACGGTGAATTTCAAACTCACCGAGTCGTTCCTCGAACAGATAGACGATACGTGGCAGGGACGCGGGTTCAACAGTCGGAGCGAGTTCATCCGGTACACGCTTCGAGACGCCGTCGAGTTCCCGACGTTCGACCGCGACGAACTCGTCGCCCTGCTCGAAGCTGAGGAGGACATCCGCGAGGGACGAACGACGAGCGCCGAGGAGGCCCGCGAGCGGTTCGGTACGGATGAGTGA